The following are encoded together in the bacterium genome:
- a CDS encoding phosphoribosylanthranilate isomerase yields MLLIRIKICGITSLEDALACVNYGADAVGFVFAKSPRKTDKHKCREIVRRLPPFITAVGLFANQSMQEINDITEFCPLDVLQFHGDESNEFCEGFNKRIIKAFRISNSDDLKDLDKYNVSAYLLDSFNRSKLGGTGESFDWKLIENVKNRRLILAGGLNPDNAGEAVRKYLPYGVDVSSGVESSPGVKDHKKIKAFIEAVRRFSSNI; encoded by the coding sequence ATATTATTGATAAGAATAAAAATATGCGGAATTACAAGCTTGGAAGATGCGCTTGCCTGTGTGAATTACGGCGCAGACGCAGTTGGTTTTGTTTTTGCGAAAAGCCCGAGGAAAACGGATAAACATAAATGCAGGGAAATCGTACGCCGGTTACCTCCTTTTATAACTGCAGTTGGATTGTTTGCCAACCAGTCCATGCAAGAAATTAATGATATAACTGAATTTTGTCCTTTAGACGTTCTTCAATTTCACGGGGACGAATCAAATGAATTTTGCGAAGGTTTTAATAAACGGATAATAAAAGCATTCAGGATTTCAAATAGTGATGATTTGAAAGATTTGGACAAGTATAATGTTTCAGCATATTTGCTGGATAGTTTTAATAGGAGTAAATTAGGGGGGACAGGGGAATCATTTGACTGGAAATTAATTGAAAATGTCAAAAATAGAAGATTAATTTTGGCAGGCGGGTTAAACCCGGATAATGCAGGTGAAGCTGTCAGGAAATATTTACCTTACGGTGTCGATGTCTCGAGCGGGGTGGAAAGTTCGCCCGGGGTGAAGGACCATAAGAAGATAAAAGCGTTTATTGAAGCAGTGAGGCGGTTTTCTTCAAATATTTAA
- the trpB gene encoding tryptophan synthase subunit beta has translation MMLPDKKGHFGEFGGQFVPETLMTALEELVCSYKNAKKDKNFIGELDYYLKTYAGRPTPLYFAKRLTENLGGAKIYLKREDLLHTGAHKINNTLGQILLARRMKKSRIIAETGAGQHGVATATVCAMFGLECVVYMGEEDVRRQSLNVFRMKLLGAEVREVKSGTRTLKDAMNEAIRDWVTNVRTTYYLIGSTAGPHPYPMMVRDFQAVIGKEVKKQSMLEKGKLPDYLIACVGGGSNAMGLFYPFYKTNSKFIGVEAGGLGLNSGRHAASLCRGSVGILHGSKSFLLQDEDGQVLSTHSISAGLDYPGVGPEHSFYKKTARAEYVSVTDKEAFNAFKLLCEIEGIIPALESSHAVAYAVKLAPKLEKKEMIVINLSGRGDKDIGIVQDYIKGKINGQN, from the coding sequence ATGATGTTGCCGGATAAAAAAGGACATTTTGGGGAATTCGGGGGGCAATTTGTTCCTGAGACATTAATGACTGCCCTGGAAGAATTAGTGTGTTCTTATAAAAATGCAAAAAAAGATAAAAATTTTATCGGTGAGCTTGACTATTATTTAAAAACATACGCGGGCCGTCCAACCCCGCTTTATTTTGCAAAAAGGTTGACAGAAAACCTGGGGGGCGCAAAGATTTATTTAAAAAGGGAGGATTTGCTTCATACAGGAGCGCATAAGATAAACAATACCCTTGGGCAGATCCTTCTGGCCAGAAGAATGAAAAAATCAAGGATTATCGCCGAAACAGGGGCGGGGCAGCACGGTGTTGCAACAGCAACAGTTTGTGCGATGTTTGGGCTGGAATGTGTTGTTTATATGGGTGAGGAGGATGTCAGGAGACAGTCATTAAATGTTTTCAGGATGAAATTGTTAGGGGCCGAGGTGCGCGAGGTAAAATCCGGGACAAGGACATTAAAAGATGCGATGAATGAGGCGATAAGGGACTGGGTTACAAATGTCAGAACCACTTATTATCTAATCGGTTCAACAGCAGGACCCCATCCATACCCGATGATGGTACGTGATTTTCAGGCCGTTATCGGCAAAGAAGTAAAAAAGCAAAGTATGCTGGAAAAAGGAAAACTTCCTGATTATTTAATCGCATGTGTCGGCGGCGGCAGTAATGCAATGGGGTTGTTTTATCCTTTTTATAAAACAAATTCCAAATTTATAGGTGTTGAGGCCGGCGGTTTAGGGTTAAATTCCGGAAGGCATGCAGCTTCGCTTTGCAGAGGTTCTGTCGGAATATTGCACGGCAGTAAAAGCTTTTTGCTGCAGGATGAAGACGGACAGGTTTTATCGACACATTCTATTTCCGCCGGTTTGGATTATCCGGGAGTCGGGCCTGAACACAGTTTTTATAAGAAAACCGCGAGAGCGGAATATGTATCTGTAACGGACAAAGAGGCTTTTAACGCGTTTAAACTTTTATGTGAAATAGAGGGAATCATTCCAGCGTTAGAAAGTAGCCACGCGGTGGCTTATGCTGTAAAACTGGCACCAAAATTGGAAAAGAAAGAAATGATCGTTATAAATCTTTCGGGACGCGGAGACAAAGATATAGGTATTGTGCAGGATTATATAAAAGGAAAAATTAATGGGCAGAATTGA
- a CDS encoding MBL fold metallo-hydrolase produces the protein MRLKFWGVRGSLPITGKETLVYGGNTSCIEIDTGKKDETVIIDAGSGIKALGQKLMDRGFCNGNGTGYLFLSHYHLDHILGFPFFAPFFTRGENKNRFTIYGPKQKNDSLKEIINHLISAPFFPLSLNRLSAALDFREIEPGEIIKLTDINISTERLNHPGGGLAYRFNLKKISVVYVTDTEPISENKPDNMLTGFIKGADVLIYDATYTPEEYVNKKGWGHSTWKHGIMLANEACVKKLVLFHHDLDHSDEKLSEIEKAAKKEFKDIELAREGMELEI, from the coding sequence ATGCGCCTGAAATTTTGGGGGGTCAGGGGCTCCCTGCCTATAACGGGAAAAGAAACTCTTGTATATGGCGGGAATACATCTTGCATTGAGATTGATACCGGTAAAAAAGACGAGACTGTAATTATAGATGCAGGCAGCGGCATTAAGGCATTGGGACAAAAATTAATGGACAGGGGATTTTGCAATGGAAATGGTACAGGGTATTTATTTTTAAGTCATTATCATCTGGACCATATATTAGGTTTTCCTTTTTTTGCCCCATTTTTCACAAGAGGGGAAAACAAAAACAGATTTACTATTTATGGACCAAAACAAAAGAATGATTCTTTAAAGGAAATTATTAATCATTTAATCTCTGCCCCGTTTTTCCCGCTGTCTTTGAATAGATTAAGCGCGGCCCTGGATTTCAGGGAGATTGAGCCTGGTGAAATTATTAAATTAACTGATATTAATATTTCTACTGAAAGGTTGAATCACCCCGGCGGGGGATTAGCTTATAGATTTAATTTAAAAAAAATATCTGTTGTCTATGTGACTGATACTGAACCGATAAGTGAAAATAAACCGGATAATATGCTTACCGGTTTTATAAAGGGTGCTGATGTCCTGATTTATGATGCCACTTACACGCCCGAGGAATATGTTAATAAAAAAGGATGGGGCCACAGTACATGGAAACACGGAATTATGTTGGCAAATGAGGCATGTGTCAAAAAACTGGTTCTTTTTCATCATGATTTAGATCATTCGGACGAAAAATTATCAGAGATTGAAAAAGCCGCAAAGAAAGAATTTAAAGATATAGAATTGGCGCGAGAAGGGATGGAGTTAGAAATATAA
- the trpA gene encoding tryptophan synthase subunit alpha — MGRIEEKFHNLKENGEKALITYIMAGTPDLHTTEGLIIELEKQGVDLIELGVPFSDPLADGPTIQAAGLRALKSGTTLPGILHLVSNIRRRVEIPVILMSYLNPIYHYGISKFFQDAKIKGVDGLIIPDLPLEESKEMADLAGQNGIDLIFLITPTSSIQRIKKISFMSKGFIYYVSLTGVTGARENLADEVGPFVNKIRKWTNKPVCVGFGVSTKQQVKEILKYSDGVIVGSAVVKKIEEGRDKKDIIKKTAEFVKTLVVSAKEKQCA; from the coding sequence ATGGGCAGAATTGAGGAAAAATTTCACAATCTAAAAGAAAACGGGGAAAAGGCTTTAATTACATATATCATGGCTGGCACCCCTGATTTGCATACTACTGAAGGTTTAATTATTGAGCTGGAAAAACAAGGTGTGGATTTAATTGAATTGGGGGTTCCCTTCTCCGATCCTTTAGCTGATGGCCCGACAATCCAGGCGGCGGGGCTTAGGGCTTTAAAAAGCGGGACGACATTGCCAGGGATACTGCATTTGGTTTCGAATATACGAAGACGAGTGGAAATTCCTGTTATTCTAATGAGTTATTTAAATCCTATTTACCATTATGGAATTTCAAAATTTTTTCAAGATGCAAAAATAAAAGGTGTGGATGGTTTAATTATACCCGACCTGCCGCTGGAAGAAAGTAAAGAAATGGCTGATTTAGCCGGGCAAAATGGAATAGACCTTATTTTTTTAATTACACCCACGAGTTCAATACAAAGGATCAAAAAAATTTCCTTTATGAGCAAAGGATTTATTTATTATGTCTCTCTTACAGGTGTTACCGGTGCAAGGGAAAATCTTGCCGATGAGGTCGGCCCATTTGTCAACAAAATAAGAAAATGGACAAATAAGCCGGTATGTGTTGGATTTGGTGTTTCAACGAAACAGCAGGTAAAAGAAATTTTAAAATACAGCGACGGAGTAATTGTCGGAAGCGCGGTTGTTAAGAAAATTGAGGAAGGGCGGGATAAAAAAGATATTATAAAAAAAACGGCAGAATTTGTAAAAACACTGGTTGTTTCAGCAAAGGAGAAGCAATGCGCCTGA